One part of the Chryseobacterium sp. 7 genome encodes these proteins:
- a CDS encoding lectin-like domain-containing protein, with amino-acid sequence MNKNLLLYLSVFLLCIAGKSFAQTYQLIGNPVNTTGWTMVSPTQVNTDFIQLTPDTNNQSGSIRLNDPINLKYCDKWRVEFDFRMDSNQTSNGDGIAFWYLANPPVASVLGSGLGVSQNAVGLVVGLDTYNNTTTATMSKVHVAYGQVQNTTDTNNVEFFNVPGSSFHSPDLNATQPFQGATFKHVEVTAQVDPAAPTSWIIKITIDGNVICNQSFAPSGTAAAMTVGYFGFSASTGGARSRHSIKNVKIYTDKVPILQNSATQSFCPNPTTGYGSVNLTTFNSQFVSNPSNYTFTYYPFGSSTPIANPTNYQFNANATVTVVIKDNAGLLCDNPDGKILLVLAPFKAEDKTITVCNNNKAGSAAFDLNTAPVTTVLGVTKKYYKTLADLNADTNEIQNPSNYISAPGVVYVKVTTPQGCTGSAKITLAFYADTPVKEATLRSCFIENNITSAIFNLTSADVTSLGAGAAKKYYTSIANALDGVNEIMNPLQYLSTSTAVYAKVTDANGCFNIAKINLIVLPPTPSSVLKDKTICIGEKTDLDAGAGFDGYEWSTGATTSSIKDVGVGTYWVKLKTGNCITTQIVNVKASANPVISSIDIDNNTITVNVAGGKPAYQFSLDGVNWQTSNVFTGLARGEVKVYVKDFYNCTPVEVQITVPNLINAITPNGDNVNDFIDYSALAYKKNLIFIVYDRYGNKLYEAGKMRNFTWDGTASGKKVLTGTYWYTISWNESNKDNTETKYSGWVLVKNRE; translated from the coding sequence ATGAATAAAAATCTATTATTGTATTTATCTGTTTTTTTACTCTGTATAGCCGGGAAGTCCTTTGCTCAGACTTATCAGCTTATCGGCAACCCAGTAAACACTACTGGATGGACGATGGTTTCCCCTACGCAGGTAAACACAGATTTTATTCAGCTCACTCCGGACACCAACAACCAATCCGGTTCCATTAGACTGAATGACCCCATTAACTTAAAATATTGCGACAAATGGAGAGTGGAATTCGATTTCAGAATGGACTCTAACCAAACCTCTAACGGGGACGGAATTGCCTTCTGGTATCTCGCCAATCCACCCGTTGCCAGCGTATTGGGATCCGGCCTTGGGGTATCTCAAAACGCAGTAGGACTTGTGGTAGGGCTTGATACTTACAACAATACCACAACAGCAACAATGAGCAAAGTGCACGTTGCCTACGGACAGGTTCAAAATACAACCGACACCAATAACGTTGAATTTTTCAATGTTCCGGGAAGTTCCTTTCATTCTCCAGATCTGAATGCTACTCAACCTTTTCAGGGAGCGACCTTCAAACATGTAGAAGTTACAGCTCAGGTAGATCCTGCTGCTCCTACCAGCTGGATTATCAAAATAACAATAGACGGCAATGTAATTTGTAATCAGTCTTTTGCCCCATCGGGCACAGCTGCTGCAATGACTGTAGGATATTTTGGATTCTCCGCATCTACGGGAGGTGCAAGATCAAGGCATTCTATTAAAAATGTGAAAATTTATACGGATAAAGTTCCTATTTTACAGAATTCAGCAACCCAGTCTTTCTGTCCTAATCCTACAACAGGATACGGATCTGTAAACCTTACTACGTTCAATTCACAATTTGTAAGCAACCCTTCTAATTATACATTCACCTATTATCCATTCGGAAGTTCAACCCCTATTGCCAATCCTACCAACTACCAGTTCAATGCCAATGCAACTGTTACCGTTGTTATTAAAGATAATGCAGGACTCCTTTGTGATAATCCGGATGGTAAAATCTTATTGGTTCTGGCTCCTTTCAAAGCGGAAGACAAAACCATTACCGTATGTAATAATAACAAAGCAGGAAGTGCTGCTTTCGACTTGAATACAGCACCTGTTACCACCGTTTTAGGAGTGACTAAAAAATATTACAAAACGCTGGCAGACCTAAATGCGGATACGAATGAAATTCAAAATCCCAGCAATTATATATCTGCTCCGGGAGTAGTTTACGTAAAAGTAACAACTCCTCAGGGATGTACAGGTTCTGCAAAAATTACACTGGCATTTTATGCAGATACGCCTGTAAAAGAAGCTACTTTAAGATCATGTTTCATTGAAAATAATATTACGAGTGCCATCTTTAACTTAACTTCAGCAGACGTTACTAGTTTGGGAGCTGGTGCAGCAAAAAAATATTACACTTCTATAGCGAATGCTTTAGACGGTGTGAATGAAATCATGAATCCTCTTCAGTATTTATCTACAAGTACTGCAGTGTATGCAAAAGTTACTGATGCCAACGGGTGTTTTAATATTGCTAAAATCAATCTTATTGTATTACCTCCTACACCATCTTCTGTTCTGAAAGACAAAACGATTTGTATTGGTGAAAAAACAGATCTTGATGCAGGTGCCGGATTTGACGGTTACGAATGGAGCACCGGAGCAACAACCTCATCTATCAAGGATGTAGGCGTAGGTACTTATTGGGTAAAACTGAAAACAGGAAACTGTATCACTACGCAGATTGTCAATGTAAAAGCATCTGCAAATCCTGTGATTTCCAGTATAGACATTGATAACAATACAATCACTGTAAATGTTGCCGGAGGAAAACCTGCATACCAATTCTCATTGGATGGAGTCAACTGGCAGACCAGCAATGTATTTACCGGACTGGCCAGAGGAGAAGTAAAAGTATATGTAAAAGATTTCTATAATTGTACTCCTGTTGAAGTTCAGATCACCGTTCCTAATCTGATCAATGCCATCACTCCAAACGGCGATAATGTAAACGATTTCATTGACTACTCAGCGCTCGCTTACAAGAAAAACCTCATCTTCATTGTTTATGACAGATATGGTAACAAACTATATGAAGCAGGAAAAATGAGGAACTTCACTTGGGACGGAACGGCTTCCGGCAAAAAAGTTCTTACAGGAACTTACTGGTACACTATCTCATGGAACGAAAGCAACAAAGATAATACTGAAACTAAATACTCAGGCTGGGTATTGGTTAAAAACAGAGAATAA
- the rnhA gene encoding ribonuclease HI — MRIEIYTDGACSGNPGKGGYGILMRVPEKNYQKTFSKGFRKTTNNRMELLAVITALEKLKSTENEIHVYTDSKYVSDAINQNWIAGWIKRGWKNVKNPDLWKKFVELYHKHTPKMHWVKGHAGHFENELCDKLAVAAASSPDLEIDTYFESLDSNSLF; from the coding sequence TTGAGAATCGAAATTTATACCGATGGGGCTTGCAGCGGAAATCCGGGAAAAGGCGGATATGGAATTCTCATGCGCGTTCCTGAAAAAAATTACCAGAAAACATTTTCCAAAGGTTTCCGAAAAACCACCAACAACAGAATGGAACTTCTGGCTGTGATCACGGCATTAGAAAAACTGAAATCCACAGAAAATGAGATTCATGTGTATACTGACAGTAAGTATGTCTCTGATGCCATTAACCAAAACTGGATTGCCGGATGGATTAAAAGAGGCTGGAAAAATGTAAAAAATCCGGATCTGTGGAAAAAATTTGTGGAACTCTACCATAAACACACTCCTAAAATGCACTGGGTAAAAGGACACGCAGGACATTTTGAAAATGAGCTCTGCGACAAATTAGCAGTAGCAGCAGCAAGTTCTCCCGATCTCGAAATTGACACCTATTTTGAGAGTCTTGATAGTAATTCTCTATTTTAA